Part of the Actinomycetota bacterium genome is shown below.
CCCGGAGAATGGCGGGTCCAGCCATTAGATGCTGGGAGTTTGCCAAGGTTCTCAGCAGGGAGCATGAAGTCATCTTAGCCATTCCAAATGAGACCGATTTGAAGCCCGATGGATTCAAAATCGAAACATATGGGAAAACCAACAAGAGGAAGTTGAAAAGATTGGTCAAGTGGTGCGACCTTTTCATCTGCCAGGGATTCATTTTGCATCATTTTCCTTTCTTAAAGAAAGTTGACAAACCCATCGTCGTGGACATTTATGACCCCTTTACCCTTGAGATGCTGGAGTTATTCAAATACAAAAGCTTTAAAGAGAGATCTGACATACATAAGGCGAACTTAACGGTGTTAAATGATCAGCTCTCGGTGGGTGATTTTTTTATCTGCGCCAGCGAGAAACAGCGCGACTTTTGGATTGGTATGTTAAACAGCCTTAATCGAATCAATCCTTCCACGTATGATTCGGATAAGACCCTCCGGTCTTTCATCGACGTCGTCCCCTTTGGCTTGCCATCCCTCGCTCCGAGACACACAAAGCGGGTTTTGAAGGGTGCTTACAGGGGGATAGAGGAAAATGACAAGGTCATTTTATGGGGCGGGGGGATTTACAACTGGTTCGACCCCATTACTTTGATAAAAGCCATACATAACATCGCTCAGAAAAGGGATGATGTTAAGCTGTTCTTTATGGGATTGGAGCATCCAAATCCCGATGTTCCGGAGATGAAGATGTGCCTGGATGCCATCCGCCTGAGCAAGGAATTGGATTTATACGATAAATATGTCTTCTTCAATTTTGGGTGGATACCCTATGATGAGAGGCAAAATTATCTGTTAGAGGCGGATATTGGGATAAGCACCCATCTTCAGCATGTGGAGACGGAGTTTTCGTATAGAACGAGGTTGCTCGATTACATCTGGGCCGGTCTTCCCATCGTTGCCACAAAGGGGGATTCCATGAGTGAGTTGGTGGAGAGGCATAATTTGGGAAGAACTGTCAAGCCCGAGAATGTTGAAGATTTAACCGAAGTACTTTTGGAATTGCTGGACAATCCCCAACTTTGCCAGACCTTCCAAGAAAACTTGAGAAAAATTGCTCCTCAATTTACCTGGGAAAGAGTGGTCGAACCCTTCAATAGATTCTGCCACGATCCAAAACTCGCTCCCGATAAAATTCTTGGGGAGGAAAAGAAAAAGGGTCGCGTCGTGGTGAAGCCAAGACCCCTTACAACGAAGCCGGTGATAAGAAAGTCCCCCCTCTATTACCTTGGAAGGTTGGCCTACCATTACCGTCGGGGAGGCTTTCATGGAGTGATATTCCACGGAAAGGATTTCCTCAGACGCCTCAAGGAGAGCCTCAGCTAGTGAATTATCCCAAGAGCTTTCCATACACTAAGGTCCGAATACTGCTCTGTAGATCATCACCGCGGTCTGATCTCTTCTCACCCATTCCTCTGGTCTGAACAGACCATCACCATAGCCCTGCACTATTCCCCAGTCCCTCGCGGTCTCTATGTAATCCCAGGCCCAGTGGTTTGGTGGGACATCGGGAAAATATCCCTGGTATTGTATGTTTGTAGCTATTCCCAGTCCCCTGACCAGCATGGTGGCAAGATGAGCCCTGCTTGCCAGGTGCTCGGGACCGAATCTTCCATCACCATAGCCCTGCACGATGCCCGCTTCATAGGCTGTCTCTATGTACTGCCAACCCCAGTGCTCGGGTGGAACGTCCGTAAAGTACCCCT
Proteins encoded:
- a CDS encoding glycosyltransferase — translated: MAIGYLGGKQFLPAGGHGPQVSVIVVNLNGKEHLGECFASLHELNYPKDKLEVILVDNASTDGSADYVKENFPWVKIIQNKENVGFAAAINIGARKALGDYLAFLNNDTRVDPDWLVELLIPVLNNPDVACAGSKILSWDGKAIDFAESALSFYGHGFKVDTGSTDIEAYDEEKPILFACGGAMLVDKQVYFDTGGFDDDYFAFFEDVDFGWRLWVLGYRVVFAPKSIVYHRFHGTTQRFGYEKERMLLERNALYTIFKNYGDESLQHILPTAILLSLKRGLVEANLDKDSYRFGREEHGGSEQTISKLALSHFLALDDVIENMPQLLKKRSFVQTRRRRTDVAIFSLFKEPFRPNIFHPQYVEAQKKLSNAFEVERLFERKTRVLIISNDTVARRMAGPAIRCWEFAKVLSREHEVILAIPNETDLKPDGFKIETYGKTNKRKLKRLVKWCDLFICQGFILHHFPFLKKVDKPIVVDIYDPFTLEMLELFKYKSFKERSDIHKANLTVLNDQLSVGDFFICASEKQRDFWIGMLNSLNRINPSTYDSDKTLRSFIDVVPFGLPSLAPRHTKRVLKGAYRGIEENDKVILWGGGIYNWFDPITLIKAIHNIAQKRDDVKLFFMGLEHPNPDVPEMKMCLDAIRLSKELDLYDKYVFFNFGWIPYDERQNYLLEADIGISTHLQHVETEFSYRTRLLDYIWAGLPIVATKGDSMSELVERHNLGRTVKPENVEDLTEVLLELLDNPQLCQTFQENLRKIAPQFTWERVVEPFNRFCHDPKLAPDKILGEEKKKGRVVVKPRPLTTKPVIRKSPLYYLGRLAYHYRRGGFHGVIFHGKDFLRRLKESLS